The Chitinophagales bacterium genomic sequence AAGATGGATTCAGTTTGGATATATTTCCTAACCCGGTAACAGACAGGATCAACATACAACTTAATGCCGAACCGGCTGCCAATGCCTTCATAACGATCTTTGATCTGGCAGGTAAACAGGTTTACCGAGGTAATGTGCAGCGAAAGACAATCCTGATTGATGCCTCTGAGATACCGGCAGGTATATACATTGTGAAATACACAGATGAGATACATAATCAGATAAATAAGATAACCAAATAAGTAATACACACATGAGCAAGCACCATCAGGTAACAAAGTTTAACTATCAGGAATACATGTTATGATTTTTTGTTGTTTGATGGTCTTGTTTGTTGATTTTCAATAATATCAGCGATGCGAGGTTTTTGAAAATTGTTGCACCGAATGGGCTGTTGATATTTTTTTTAATCAGAAACATTCCATAAATTTAAGCTCTATATTTACTGTTTTTTGTATATTGTACTTTGAACAAATTTTAAATACGATAATTAATAGGTGTTCGTTATGAAAATAAATCGATACTCTTTATTTCCTAAAGCCTTCCTGCTGGGGTTAGTGTTGCTTATTTCAGGCTTTAATGCTAGTGCGCAGATGCCACCGCTTACAGCTTGTAGTCCTTCATTGATACCCTATTTTGGTATAGGATGCTCCACAGGCGCTTCTATCAGGAGTGTTGTCACCACCGGAGGTATTGTAAACTTCAATAACTCAAACACCAACTGTGCCAACTCTTCTACGTCTTACTCTGATTATACTACGGAGTCTTTCTACGTAAAACAGGAAGCATTCAAATCATTTAACGTAGCTATTACCTGGAATGGGAACTCTTCTCAGAATATCGTTTCTTCATTAGACAAAGTGTTTATCGACTGGAACAGAGATGGTGACTTTGATGACCAGGACGAGTATATTTCTCCGGGGCCTATTCAGGGTACACACCCACATGCCCACCAGACAGCCAACTCAACTATTACTGTTAAGGTGGATGTCCCAGGGCATGCTAAAGAAGGTATTACCAGGATGCGTGTTATTACTTCTTCTTTGGGTGTAATATACGATCCGGGTGTAACAGCTTGCCAAGGTAGCCGTGGAGAGGCTGAGGATTACAGGGTAGAGGTTGTGAACCCATGTTTACCTCCAAATGTGATCTCTGTAGCTAATCTCGACTACAAATCTGCAGATTTTGCATGGACACCTAAACTGAACGCTGAGTTCTATGAGTATGTTATCACCCCGGTTGATACTATTCCACACGATACAGTAGTTGGTTTCACATTTACTACTACTCCGTCTGTTGATGTTGATACTTTCCAGTGTGATACTAAATATTACATCATGGTTCGCCTGATTTGCGACAGCGCACGTAAGATCGCTCGGGACTGGAAGAAATCTGAGTGGGTAAGGGACTCATTTACCACACAGCCCTGTTGCTATACACCACAAGTAAAAGTGGATAAGATAAGCAGCACTACTGCCCGTGTACAATGGGATCCGATAGCTACTGCACTAGGATATGAATATGCAGTAAGTACCACAACAGACCCTCCACAGAAAGGCACCTTTACCACCAGCACCTCTGTAGTATTACAAGGTCTGGCAAGCAAAACAACATTCTTCGTTCATGTACGCAGCCGTTGTACTCCTACACCTTTATCAGGTTGGGCTAAGTCTGGCTTTAAAACACTGGGGCCATTGTCTGTAAACACATTGTCTCAAACAGGATTGTTCGTAATGGATGCTTATCCTAACCCGATGCAGGATAACCTAACAGTTCAGTTCAATGGCCAGATAGGCAACAATGCAAGGTTGACACTGATAGACCTGACCGGAAAAGTAGTGTACAATGCGCCTGTTTATTCTGATAAAGTGACTATAGATGCAGCTGAACTACCATCAGGTATTTATATAGTGAAATACACTGATGATGTTCATAACCAAGTAATGAGGGTTACTAAGAAATAATAACAACAGAATTTATACATACCAACGTCCCTCTTGCAAAGAGGGACGTTTTATTTTATCTCAGTAATAAGATTCAGTTGTATGCGATTATGATGTAGTAAGGCATACAATAAAACGCCCGTATGATGCATCATACGGGCGTTTTATTGTATTATATGATCTTTATTTATTTCAGTTTGAAAGCTTTCTTCACTTTGCTTACGTAATCCAGCTTCTCCCATGTGAACAACTCAACCTTCATTTTTTTGGTTTTACCTTCACCATTGGTGAACTGTTTGGTAACCGTCTCGTTATTACGCCCCATGTGACCATAAGCAGCACATTCGCTGTACATTGGCTGGCGTAGTTTCAAGCGCTGCTCAATGTAGTAAGGGCGCATGTCAAATACACTTTCTACTACTTTCGCAATCTGGCCGTCAGTCATATTTACTTTTGCAGTACCATAGGTATTTATGTAAACACCCATTGGTTTGGCAACACCGATTGCGTAGGATACCTGTACGAGTACTTCATCACAAACACCAGCTGCAACAAGATTCTTAGCAATGTGACGGGTAGCGTACGCAGCAGAACGATCTACTTTGCTTGGGTCCTTACCTGAAAACGCACCACCTCCGTGTGCACCTTTACCTCCGTAAGTATCTACGATTATTTTACGTCCGGTAAGGCCTGTATCTCCGTGTGGACCACCAATAACAAATTTACCTGTAGGGTTAATGTGGTAGTTGATCTTTTTGTTGAACAGGTGCTTGTACTGGGGATATGCTTTCATGATACGCGGTATCAATACATTCAGCACATCTTTCTTAATAGCTTCCTGCATTTTTTTCTCGTCAGCAAAATCGTCATGTTGTGTAGATATAACGATAGTGTCGATACGAACAGGTTTGTTATCATCGCTGTACTCAAGAGTTACCTGGCTTTTTGCATCGGGGCGAAGATATTTCATAAGCTTACCTTCTTTTCGGATGGCAGCCAGTTCCAGCAAAAGGGCATGTGCCATATCAAGTGCCAGTGGCATATAGTTAGCGGTTTCGTTGGTGGCATAACCAAACATCATGCCCTGGTCGCCTGCTCCTTGTTCTTCTTTTTTCTTTTTATCTACACCCTGGTTAATGTCTGGTGATTGCTCATGTATAGCCGACAATACGCCGCAAGACTGTGCTTCAAACATATATTCGCTCTTGGTATAGCCGATTTTTGCTATCACCTCTCGGGCTATGGATTGTGCATCGATGTATGTTTTGCATTTTACCTCTCCAGCTAGCACCACTTGGCCTGTAGTTACCAAAGTCTCACAAGCGATCTTTGCGTTGGCATCCCATGCAAGAAAGTTATCAACAAGAGCGTCAGATATCTGGTCTGCTACCTTGTCAGGATGTCCTTCTGATACGGACTCCGAAGTGAATAAATAGGACATTCTTTTTATTTTATGATTTAACTGTTAAAATGATAATTCTTTTCACTTATTCCACGGTTACTGATTTTGCCAGGTTACGCGGTTGATCTACGTTGCAATCGCGTAGAATAGCTATGTGATAAGCCAGCAACTGCAACGGGACAATACTGATAAGCGGAGAGAGTATCTCTTCCGTTTCAGGCACTTCGATTACGTGATCAGCCAGATCACGTATCATAGTATCTCCTTTGTGTACTACTGCTATGATACGGCCTTTGCGGGCTTTCACCTCCTGAACATTAGAAACTATTTTCTCATAAGCACTCTGGTTAGTTGCCAGAAATACTACAGGCATCTCTTCATCTATCAGTGCTATCGGTCCGTGCTTCATCTCTGCAGCCGGGTAGCCCTCAGCATGTATGTAGGATATCTCTTTCAGTTTCAGTGCACCTTCCAATGCCACCGGGAAGTTATAACCACGTCCCAGGTACAGGAAGTTCTTTGCATCTTTATATTGGGCTGCCAGTTCTTTTATCTGCTGATCCAGCTTCAGTACTTCTTCTATTTTCTTAGGAATGTTTTCCAATTCGTATAATATCTCGCGCAACCTTGATGTGGACACGCTGCCTTTCTCATGTGCCATCTGCAGCGCTATCAGAGTCAGTATGGTGATCTGCGTTGAGAAGGCCTTGGTAGATGCCACACCTATCTCAGGGCCGGCATGTGTGTAGGAACCTGCATGAGAAGCACGCGCAATAGACGAACCGATGACATTACAGATACCATATATCAAGGCGCCTTTGCCCTTAGCCAGGTCAATGGCAGCCAATGTATCTGCTGTTTCACCACTCTGCGATATCGCCATGACGATGTCAGACTCATTAATGATCGGGTTGCGATACCTGAATTCAGAAGCATATTCTACTTCAACAGGCACACGTGCTAGGTCTTCTATGAGGTACTCACCAATCAGGCCACTATGCCATGACGTGCCACAGGCGGTTATCAGTATGCGTTCAGCATTATCTATACGATTCACATATTCTGACAGTCCACCCAGTTTTATCCACCCTTGCGGGGCGTTCATACGGCCACGCAGGCAGTCAGCTATTACCTTTGGCTGCTCATATATCTCTTTTAGCATAAAATGCTCAAAGCCGCCTTTCTCTATCATTTCAAGGCTCATTTCCAGCTCTTGAATTGCAGGGCTTTTCTCAACATTGCCCAGCGTTTTGATAGTATAGTGGCCGTCACGGTTGATCACTGCATACTCCTGCTCATCGAGATATATTACGTTCTTAGTGTATTCTATGATCGGTGTAGCATCTGAGGCAACAAAAAACTCTCCTTCGCCAATACCTATTACCAGCGGGCTGCCTTTGCGGGCTGCCACCAGCTGATCAGGGTTGGTTTTATCTATAACGACGATCGCATAGGCACCTACCACCTGGTTCAGTGCAACACGCACGGCATCTTCCAGTTCCGGGTAATCTTTGCGTACCTCTTCTATCAGGTTCACGAGTACCTCTGTGTCCGTGTCAGATTGAAATGTATACCCACGTTTTTGAAGTTCTGCCTTCACCGAAGCATAGTTCTCAATAATACCGTTGTGAATGATGGCAAGGTTACCAGATTGCGATATGTGCGGGTGCGCGTTTCTGTCGTTAGGTTCGCCATGTGTCGCCCAGCGCGTATGTCCTATGCCTATAGTAGCGCTCAGTTCCTGTCCGTCAGTTACTTTCTCCAGTTCGCTTACTTTGCCGGCTTTTTTGTATATCGTCAGGTTGCCGTTTAGCAGGGCCACTCCGGCACTGTCATACCCCCGGTATTCCAGCCTCTTAA encodes the following:
- a CDS encoding methionine adenosyltransferase yields the protein MSYLFTSESVSEGHPDKVADQISDALVDNFLAWDANAKIACETLVTTGQVVLAGEVKCKTYIDAQSIAREVIAKIGYTKSEYMFEAQSCGVLSAIHEQSPDINQGVDKKKKEEQGAGDQGMMFGYATNETANYMPLALDMAHALLLELAAIRKEGKLMKYLRPDAKSQVTLEYSDDNKPVRIDTIVISTQHDDFADEKKMQEAIKKDVLNVLIPRIMKAYPQYKHLFNKKINYHINPTGKFVIGGPHGDTGLTGRKIIVDTYGGKGAHGGGAFSGKDPSKVDRSAAYATRHIAKNLVAAGVCDEVLVQVSYAIGVAKPMGVYINTYGTAKVNMTDGQIAKVVESVFDMRPYYIEQRLKLRQPMYSECAAYGHMGRNNETVTKQFTNGEGKTKKMKVELFTWEKLDYVSKVKKAFKLK
- the glmS gene encoding glutamine--fructose-6-phosphate transaminase (isomerizing); translation: MCGIVGYIGSKDAFPILIKGLKRLEYRGYDSAGVALLNGNLTIYKKAGKVSELEKVTDGQELSATIGIGHTRWATHGEPNDRNAHPHISQSGNLAIIHNGIIENYASVKAELQKRGYTFQSDTDTEVLVNLIEEVRKDYPELEDAVRVALNQVVGAYAIVVIDKTNPDQLVAARKGSPLVIGIGEGEFFVASDATPIIEYTKNVIYLDEQEYAVINRDGHYTIKTLGNVEKSPAIQELEMSLEMIEKGGFEHFMLKEIYEQPKVIADCLRGRMNAPQGWIKLGGLSEYVNRIDNAERILITACGTSWHSGLIGEYLIEDLARVPVEVEYASEFRYRNPIINESDIVMAISQSGETADTLAAIDLAKGKGALIYGICNVIGSSIARASHAGSYTHAGPEIGVASTKAFSTQITILTLIALQMAHEKGSVSTSRLREILYELENIPKKIEEVLKLDQQIKELAAQYKDAKNFLYLGRGYNFPVALEGALKLKEISYIHAEGYPAAEMKHGPIALIDEEMPVVFLATNQSAYEKIVSNVQEVKARKGRIIAVVHKGDTMIRDLADHVIEVPETEEILSPLISIVPLQLLAYHIAILRDCNVDQPRNLAKSVTVE
- a CDS encoding T9SS type A sorting domain-containing protein — its product is MKINRYSLFPKAFLLGLVLLISGFNASAQMPPLTACSPSLIPYFGIGCSTGASIRSVVTTGGIVNFNNSNTNCANSSTSYSDYTTESFYVKQEAFKSFNVAITWNGNSSQNIVSSLDKVFIDWNRDGDFDDQDEYISPGPIQGTHPHAHQTANSTITVKVDVPGHAKEGITRMRVITSSLGVIYDPGVTACQGSRGEAEDYRVEVVNPCLPPNVISVANLDYKSADFAWTPKLNAEFYEYVITPVDTIPHDTVVGFTFTTTPSVDVDTFQCDTKYYIMVRLICDSARKIARDWKKSEWVRDSFTTQPCCYTPQVKVDKISSTTARVQWDPIATALGYEYAVSTTTDPPQKGTFTTSTSVVLQGLASKTTFFVHVRSRCTPTPLSGWAKSGFKTLGPLSVNTLSQTGLFVMDAYPNPMQDNLTVQFNGQIGNNARLTLIDLTGKVVYNAPVYSDKVTIDAAELPSGIYIVKYTDDVHNQVMRVTKK